One genomic window of Chloroflexota bacterium includes the following:
- a CDS encoding CinA family protein, translating to MVPNEGRKGPRLCGSLDLQRLIEDVGAALAKRNETLSVGETSAGGVLATLIHGNPACAEWFLGGIVLYAGSEAPLAEGMRDVAREFGVVSEEYVGALAQYMRRTFACQWTLAESGIAGPQTGRRSAKPAGTVCLAVAGPEVAGDLAQERGTSPRATEELCGEARLAHGLGKSSNVTATIYSGQESTWTTTHRLADSGRTANQRQFAIEALRLFRCVLAPYLDEHETLRV from the coding sequence ATGGTACCCAACGAAGGCCGTAAAGGACCACGACTGTGCGGCAGCCTCGATCTGCAGCGGCTGATCGAAGATGTCGGAGCAGCGCTTGCCAAGCGAAACGAAACGCTGTCTGTGGGCGAAACTTCAGCAGGCGGCGTGTTGGCAACATTGATTCATGGGAATCCCGCGTGTGCTGAGTGGTTCCTGGGTGGAATTGTTCTGTACGCGGGCAGTGAAGCACCGTTGGCAGAGGGTATGCGCGATGTTGCCAGAGAATTCGGGGTCGTTAGCGAGGAGTACGTAGGGGCGCTGGCACAGTACATGCGCCGCACCTTTGCGTGCCAGTGGACGCTGGCGGAGAGTGGCATTGCCGGCCCTCAGACCGGGCGTCGCTCGGCCAAGCCCGCGGGAACGGTGTGCCTAGCCGTCGCCGGACCGGAAGTTGCAGGAGACTTGGCTCAGGAGCGGGGGACAAGCCCCCGCGCTACTGAAGAGCTTTGCGGTGAAGCAAGACTCGCGCATGGACTGGGGAAGAGTTCCAATGTTACGGCAACCATCTATTCTGGGCAGGAGTCGACATGGACAACGACACATAGACTTGCGGATTCCGGTCGCACGGCAAATCAGCGACAGTTTGCAATTGAGGCCTTGCGTCTCTTTCGCTGTGTGCTCGCGCCGTATCTTGACGAGCACGAGACCTTGCGCGTTTGA
- a CDS encoding arylsulfatase: MQQPHILLITSDQHRGDCLGINGHPVVSAPNLDYLAASGTNFQHAYVEGPSCIAARRTILSGQKPVTHGMVTYWDGVPWEIDHTLPGELGKAGYQTQLVGKLHMHPPRKRYGFDHVLWADSPWGENDYTNWLQENGIQSVSPGVAHGQDMNSWVARPSHLPEEMEHTTWCTDQAMRFLDRRDPSAPFFLYVSYFAPHPPLTPPQFYYDRYLSLPTPEPVVGDWADQYDGPVPGLDPNSPRGSWDPEAMHRCRAAYYGLINFLDDQVARLLQHVRKLGLLQDTLILYTSDHGEMLGDHNLFRKTFAYEGSARIPFFVNAPSWLVGESGAARANVVGLQDVMPTLLDAAGAEVPETVDGASLLPLMRGEDSTWRDYLHGEHLGTYRPEDAMQYLTDGKEKYIWYTVTGEEQLFNLVDDPQECRNLATDPNCEERLVLWRQRMMQELLSRTEGYTDGKSLIPGRRPNAFQPDE; this comes from the coding sequence ATGCAGCAACCCCACATTCTTCTCATTACGTCAGATCAGCATCGCGGCGACTGCCTCGGCATCAACGGGCATCCGGTGGTCAGCGCGCCCAATCTCGACTACCTCGCCGCCTCCGGCACCAACTTCCAACACGCCTACGTGGAAGGGCCGTCCTGCATTGCCGCGCGCCGCACCATTCTCTCCGGCCAGAAGCCGGTGACCCATGGCATGGTGACGTATTGGGACGGCGTGCCGTGGGAAATCGATCACACACTGCCGGGTGAGTTGGGCAAAGCCGGCTACCAGACCCAGCTCGTCGGCAAGCTGCACATGCATCCGCCCCGCAAGCGCTATGGCTTCGACCACGTGCTCTGGGCCGATTCGCCGTGGGGCGAGAACGACTACACGAACTGGCTGCAGGAAAACGGCATTCAGTCCGTGTCGCCGGGCGTCGCCCACGGGCAAGACATGAACTCCTGGGTCGCTCGTCCTTCCCATCTGCCGGAAGAGATGGAGCACACCACCTGGTGCACCGACCAGGCCATGCGCTTCCTGGACCGGCGCGATCCCTCGGCGCCTTTCTTTCTCTATGTGTCGTATTTTGCGCCCCATCCGCCGCTCACGCCGCCGCAGTTCTACTACGATCGTTACCTGTCTCTACCCACGCCTGAGCCCGTCGTTGGCGATTGGGCGGACCAGTACGACGGTCCGGTGCCGGGGCTCGATCCCAATTCGCCCCGCGGCTCGTGGGATCCAGAGGCCATGCATCGCTGCCGCGCGGCGTACTATGGTTTGATCAACTTCCTTGACGACCAGGTTGCCCGCCTACTGCAGCACGTGCGCAAGCTCGGTCTCTTGCAGGACACGTTGATACTCTACACGTCCGACCACGGTGAGATGCTCGGCGACCACAATCTCTTCCGCAAGACGTTTGCCTACGAAGGCTCCGCCCGCATCCCCTTCTTCGTCAATGCACCAAGCTGGCTCGTGGGTGAAAGCGGCGCGGCTAGAGCAAATGTAGTAGGGCTGCAAGACGTTATGCCGACGTTGCTCGACGCGGCAGGGGCAGAAGTCCCCGAAACCGTTGACGGCGCCAGCCTGCTGCCCCTGATGCGCGGTGAAGATTCCACATGGCGCGACTACCTCCACGGCGAACACCTGGGCACCTACCGTCCGGAAGACGCCATGCAATACCTCACCGACGGCAAGGAGAAGTACATCTGGTACACGGTGACGGGCGAGGAGCAACTATTCAATTTGGTTGACGATCCGCAAGAGTGCCGCAATCTTGCCACCGATCCAAACTGTGAAGAGCGCCTGGTGCTCTGGCGCCAGCGCATGATGCAAGAGCTGTTGAGCCGCACCGAGGGCTATACCGACGGCAAGTCCCTCATCCCCGGCCGCCGCCCGAACGCATTCCAACCCGACGAATGA
- a CDS encoding sugar ABC transporter substrate-binding protein has product MRQSSISRRGVLAGMLGGSGALLLAACGQATMTGEPDAEMAEKPAAEAKEAMPETVTLNAICYTEAQGGDYQRCIDGYRQEVGAEIDLSIDITAWAEYWPKLKTSAAVGTPFDVMIMNGPNIMFHAANNILYDLSPYVKADGIDMLETFPAYLVNVYTLFGKVWGLPNFHATIGMYYNREHLGEAGLDEPAEDWTFDDWLEMSQKLTIRQGETPERWGTYVSVWGQTEGYNYVLANGGEILSKDKTEFLFGQPEGLAAFNFMHGLIHQHGVAPTRPEASDAGGKRDMFHNGLLTFRASGPWEFGHLAPLDHINWGVQYLPRNARQANVVHGSSFAAGDQVPTPDQSWAFIKYATTSDTGENSTAEFTMPGSWKGSRNWTANNEFPELAQKFLDSMDWGFDYPQSYSTLEWNSAIPAELNKAVDNEVTMDEAVATAVAVGNKILDEEQVELRRLGVIG; this is encoded by the coding sequence ATGCGTCAGAGCAGTATTTCTCGACGTGGCGTACTTGCCGGCATGCTTGGGGGGAGCGGCGCTCTGCTGCTCGCGGCGTGCGGCCAGGCCACAATGACTGGCGAGCCGGACGCGGAGATGGCTGAGAAACCGGCGGCGGAAGCCAAGGAAGCCATGCCGGAGACGGTGACGCTCAATGCCATCTGCTATACGGAGGCGCAGGGCGGCGACTACCAGCGGTGTATTGACGGCTATCGTCAGGAGGTCGGCGCAGAAATCGACCTCTCCATCGACATTACGGCGTGGGCGGAATATTGGCCGAAGCTTAAGACATCAGCCGCCGTGGGCACGCCGTTCGACGTGATGATCATGAACGGCCCCAACATCATGTTCCACGCGGCGAACAACATCCTTTATGATCTATCGCCCTACGTCAAGGCCGACGGCATCGACATGCTGGAAACCTTCCCGGCCTATCTCGTAAACGTATACACGTTGTTCGGCAAAGTCTGGGGTCTGCCCAACTTCCACGCCACCATCGGCATGTACTACAACCGCGAGCACCTGGGTGAAGCGGGGCTGGACGAGCCGGCGGAGGACTGGACGTTCGACGACTGGCTGGAGATGTCGCAAAAGCTCACCATCCGCCAGGGCGAAACGCCGGAGCGCTGGGGCACATATGTCTCAGTTTGGGGCCAGACCGAAGGCTACAATTACGTTCTGGCGAACGGCGGCGAGATTCTGAGCAAGGACAAGACAGAGTTTCTCTTCGGTCAGCCGGAGGGACTGGCAGCCTTCAATTTCATGCATGGTCTCATTCACCAGCATGGCGTCGCGCCCACGCGGCCGGAGGCCTCCGACGCCGGCGGCAAGCGGGATATGTTCCACAACGGCTTGCTTACGTTCCGCGCCAGCGGCCCGTGGGAATTCGGCCATCTGGCACCGTTGGACCACATCAACTGGGGTGTGCAATATCTCCCCAGGAACGCCCGCCAGGCGAACGTAGTGCACGGCTCATCGTTTGCGGCCGGTGACCAAGTGCCAACACCCGACCAATCGTGGGCGTTCATCAAGTACGCCACCACCTCGGACACCGGCGAGAATTCCACCGCCGAATTCACCATGCCCGGCAGTTGGAAGGGCTCTCGCAATTGGACCGCCAATAACGAGTTCCCCGAACTGGCGCAGAAATTCCTCGACTCCATGGACTGGGGCTTCGACTACCCGCAGTCGTACTCCACCCTGGAGTGGAACAGCGCCATCCCGGCCGAACTCAACAAGGCCGTGGATAACGAGGTGACCATGGATGAAGCCGTTGCCACCGCCGTCGCTGTTGGCAACAAGATCCTCGATGAGGAACAGGTAGAGCTAAGGCGGCTGGGTGTGATTGGCTAA
- a CDS encoding cytosine permease codes for MLGSLSKVLPRVEIPPEWGVDPVPPSERRMSFRQHFVLWFNLGIGLLVILTGALLVLPAEDHGLGMAPRQALLAVIVGSIIGVFLLSLMAYAGARVHVPTMVLLRPVLGIRGSYVPSAFNFLQLVGWTAFELWAMSWAANHVAKTIFDFDAYLLWLVIFAVICTSFALGGPIVVVRQWMEKFGIWVMTAASLWLTYSIVSSFNLGDVLSQTSTDGAPFWVGVDLVIAMPISWIPLVADYSRFGRSDRGAFAGTGLGYLLANTWFYGLGVLLVATVTLGDLSNPAVAIAGAIIVFTAGWLALLATLAVETDQAFADIYSAAVTAQNVFSRIPQRVFVVIVAVIGLILASFLNMVTYEIFMLLIGSVFISLFGVMAADYFVVRRQEYDSAELQNREGAYWYLGGVNWLALLCWAAGVIVYHTVNTNLLSAFEIMGSFVSQVQDLVPAAFTGYGGSLPSFVVAFVLYTVLSPVLLRRNDVED; via the coding sequence ATGCTCGGATCACTATCCAAGGTTCTGCCCAGAGTCGAGATCCCGCCGGAGTGGGGAGTTGACCCCGTACCGCCGTCAGAGCGCCGCATGTCGTTTCGGCAACATTTCGTGCTCTGGTTCAACCTGGGGATCGGCCTGCTCGTCATCCTTACCGGCGCCTTGCTGGTGCTGCCTGCGGAAGACCACGGTTTGGGCATGGCTCCCCGGCAGGCGCTGCTGGCCGTGATCGTTGGCAGCATCATCGGCGTCTTCTTGCTGTCGCTCATGGCCTACGCTGGTGCTCGCGTGCATGTGCCCACCATGGTGTTGCTGCGTCCCGTTCTGGGAATACGAGGGTCTTACGTGCCGAGCGCTTTCAATTTCCTGCAACTCGTGGGATGGACGGCATTCGAGTTGTGGGCCATGTCGTGGGCAGCCAATCACGTCGCCAAGACCATATTCGATTTCGACGCGTATCTGTTGTGGCTTGTGATCTTTGCCGTTATCTGCACGTCGTTTGCCCTGGGCGGTCCGATAGTTGTCGTGCGCCAGTGGATGGAGAAGTTTGGCATTTGGGTCATGACGGCGGCGTCGCTCTGGCTAACGTATTCGATTGTGAGCAGTTTCAACCTTGGCGATGTTCTCTCCCAAACGAGCACGGACGGCGCGCCCTTCTGGGTCGGCGTCGATCTCGTCATTGCTATGCCCATCTCCTGGATTCCGCTTGTCGCGGACTACAGCCGCTTCGGGCGCAGCGACAGAGGCGCGTTTGCCGGTACCGGACTGGGATACCTCTTGGCGAATACGTGGTTCTACGGACTCGGCGTGCTGCTTGTAGCTACGGTGACGCTCGGTGATCTGAGCAATCCGGCGGTGGCTATTGCGGGCGCGATCATCGTCTTCACCGCCGGCTGGCTGGCGCTGCTGGCGACCCTGGCAGTGGAAACAGATCAGGCCTTCGCCGACATCTATTCGGCGGCCGTTACCGCCCAGAACGTCTTCTCGCGCATCCCGCAACGGGTCTTTGTCGTCATCGTGGCCGTGATCGGCCTCATACTGGCATCGTTCCTGAATATGGTGACGTACGAGATCTTCATGTTGCTCATCGGCTCGGTATTCATTTCGCTCTTTGGCGTGATGGCGGCGGACTACTTCGTCGTGCGGCGGCAGGAGTACGACTCCGCCGAACTCCAAAATCGTGAGGGCGCGTACTGGTACTTGGGCGGCGTGAACTGGCTCGCACTGCTCTGCTGGGCGGCCGGTGTCATCGTCTACCACACGGTCAACACGAACTTGCTAAGTGCCTTCGAGATCATGGGCTCCTTCGTTTCGCAAGTTCAGGATCTTGTGCCGGCCGCGTTCACCGGCTACGGCGGCTCGCTGCCGTCGTTTGTCGTGGCGTTTGTGCTTTATACCGTGCTTAGCCCCGTGCTTTTGCGCCGGAACGACGTGGAAGATTAG
- the selB gene encoding selenocysteine-specific translation elongation factor, translating into MYTIGTAGHVDHGKSTLIQALTGIDPDRLREEKERGLTIDLGFAWLTLPNGKEISIVDVPGHERFVKNMLAGVGGIDAALLVIAADEGVMPQTREHLDILDLLRIPAGILVLTRCDLVEDEEWLRLVEEDVRETVAETVLAQSPLVRVSALTGAGLDDLRAALGELLAGTEAKRDVGRPRLPIDRAFSLTGFGTIVTGTLLDGQLNVGAEAQFVPGGMSGRIRGLQSHKHKIETALPGNRVAVNIGGIDVENVYRGQVLTLPDTLSATRFADVRIRLLPSAPRPLEHGTVVTIHSGTMETLARVRTLDREAITPGESGLVQLLLVKPVSLIKGDLFIVRQLSPACTLGGGEVLDPYPPRHKRFAENVVTALETLEQGSPEDVVLQAIRQREPCTQKEITGVLPLAVSEVEEVMARLLGAEQVIDLGRTLYSAAGWSDISDRVTSLLEQFHARYPLRYGQGKEEVRRSLGLESRVFSEMVQRLCADEVIAESLGSLQLFGTNVALSPAQEEVAVALLDLLERDPLAPPSLGMIREKLAVDDDFLSFLVEQGRVIQLDHELIYSRRAYEQAVEKVRELLAREDRVTVAQVRDAFGTSRKFVLPLLEQMDRDSVTQRDGDERTLAQ; encoded by the coding sequence ATGTACACCATAGGCACCGCGGGTCACGTGGACCACGGCAAGTCTACGCTAATTCAGGCGCTTACCGGCATCGACCCGGACCGGCTGCGCGAAGAGAAAGAGCGTGGGTTGACCATCGATCTGGGCTTTGCGTGGCTTACCTTGCCCAACGGCAAGGAGATATCAATCGTCGATGTCCCCGGCCACGAACGGTTTGTCAAGAACATGCTGGCGGGAGTCGGTGGAATCGACGCGGCGTTGCTGGTGATTGCGGCTGATGAGGGGGTCATGCCGCAGACGCGCGAGCACCTGGATATTTTGGATTTGTTGCGAATTCCCGCGGGAATCCTCGTGTTGACGCGGTGCGACCTCGTGGAGGATGAAGAGTGGCTGCGGCTCGTAGAAGAAGACGTGCGCGAAACGGTAGCGGAGACTGTGCTTGCCCAAAGTCCGCTCGTGCGAGTCTCTGCACTCACCGGCGCGGGTCTCGACGATTTGCGTGCGGCTCTCGGCGAATTGCTCGCGGGTACCGAGGCGAAACGGGACGTGGGGCGCCCACGCCTGCCAATCGATCGGGCCTTTTCGCTCACCGGCTTTGGCACGATCGTCACCGGAACGCTGCTTGACGGTCAACTAAACGTCGGCGCAGAGGCGCAATTCGTGCCTGGCGGCATGAGCGGCCGCATACGTGGCTTGCAGAGTCACAAGCACAAGATCGAGACCGCCTTGCCCGGCAATCGCGTTGCCGTCAACATTGGCGGGATCGACGTCGAGAATGTGTATCGCGGGCAAGTGCTCACATTGCCGGATACGCTCTCTGCGACGCGCTTTGCCGACGTCCGCATCCGCCTGTTGCCCTCGGCGCCGCGTCCGCTTGAGCACGGGACCGTCGTGACTATTCATAGCGGGACGATGGAGACGCTCGCCCGGGTGCGGACTCTCGACCGGGAAGCGATCACCCCCGGTGAGAGTGGGCTGGTACAACTGCTGCTCGTAAAACCTGTAAGTCTCATCAAGGGCGACCTCTTCATAGTCCGTCAGCTTAGCCCGGCGTGCACCCTTGGCGGAGGCGAGGTGCTGGACCCCTATCCGCCTCGGCACAAACGCTTTGCAGAAAACGTAGTTACAGCGCTGGAAACATTGGAGCAAGGCTCGCCGGAGGACGTGGTGCTCCAAGCCATCCGGCAGCGGGAGCCCTGCACGCAGAAGGAGATCACTGGCGTACTTCCGCTTGCCGTCTCGGAGGTAGAGGAAGTCATGGCAAGGCTCCTGGGAGCGGAACAGGTGATAGACCTCGGGCGTACTCTGTATTCCGCTGCAGGCTGGTCTGACATTTCGGATCGCGTAACCTCTCTGCTCGAGCAGTTCCACGCGCGCTATCCCTTGCGCTACGGACAGGGCAAGGAGGAGGTGCGGCGCAGTCTTGGCTTGGAGAGCCGGGTCTTCAGCGAGATGGTGCAGCGACTCTGTGCCGATGAAGTGATCGCAGAAAGCCTGGGCTCACTCCAGCTATTCGGCACGAACGTTGCCTTGAGTCCTGCCCAAGAAGAGGTTGCAGTAGCTCTACTCGATCTACTGGAGCGAGACCCGTTGGCGCCGCCAAGCCTAGGTATGATCCGCGAGAAGCTCGCGGTGGACGATGACTTCCTAAGTTTCCTCGTGGAACAGGGCCGAGTGATCCAATTAGACCATGAGCTTATCTACTCGCGCCGGGCGTACGAACAGGCAGTGGAGAAAGTGCGGGAACTCTTGGCGCGGGAGGATCGGGTAACGGTGGCCCAGGTGCGTGACGCCTTTGGCACCAGCCGCAAATTCGTGCTGCCGTTGTTGGAACAGATGGACCGCGATAGCGTGACCCAGCGTGATGGGGATGAACGCACCCTTGCCCAATAG
- a CDS encoding methyltransferase has product MTTYVSTFIPGLGEVVADALKRSLAHVQLDLLLDGLAVYRSLSDIADVQSLRFCNNSFVCVFSFDGLGHNPIGSMSRAVLADGQLLDRIAPHLPRKSLTYRFVASHGNQFVSIPQRTRADLERLLSCEKRLRPDHSNPDIEFWLLSRREGFGCVGVRITRHRAYEKALARGELRPELCHLLCLVSEPAKDDIVLDPFCGSGAIPLERAFAFPYQTVLAGDADSKHVKSLRSKVRQLRWVQRRKQQKFVIGRWDARDLRTFAPDSVDKIITDPPWGFYQQQSPDPERFQREMLREFHRVLRRNGLLVLLAGRPQLFEDSLQDLKGALTVVERYDVLVSGKKASVFKVAKST; this is encoded by the coding sequence ATGACCACATACGTTTCCACATTCATTCCCGGTTTGGGAGAGGTTGTCGCAGACGCGCTGAAGCGGTCGCTGGCGCATGTTCAACTGGACCTTCTTCTCGACGGACTTGCGGTATACCGCTCTTTGTCCGATATTGCTGACGTACAGTCGCTGCGTTTCTGCAACAATAGTTTTGTTTGTGTCTTTTCATTCGATGGATTGGGGCACAATCCGATTGGGAGCATGAGCCGAGCCGTGCTGGCGGATGGGCAATTGCTGGACCGCATTGCACCACATCTCCCGCGAAAGAGTCTGACATACCGCTTTGTTGCTTCCCACGGCAATCAGTTTGTTTCAATCCCGCAGCGTACACGCGCGGACTTAGAGCGGCTCCTTTCTTGTGAAAAGCGGCTCAGACCCGATCACAGCAATCCGGATATCGAATTTTGGCTGCTGTCCCGGCGGGAGGGTTTTGGCTGCGTAGGCGTGCGCATTACCCGCCACAGAGCCTATGAAAAAGCCTTGGCGCGCGGGGAGTTGCGGCCTGAGCTCTGCCACCTCCTCTGCTTGGTCTCGGAACCTGCGAAAGATGACATCGTGCTTGACCCATTTTGCGGTTCGGGAGCCATCCCGCTGGAACGCGCATTCGCATTCCCGTATCAGACCGTTCTGGCCGGAGACGCAGACTCCAAGCACGTAAAGAGTCTGCGTTCGAAGGTGCGGCAGCTTCGCTGGGTACAGCGCCGGAAGCAGCAGAAGTTTGTGATTGGTCGATGGGATGCCCGGGACTTGCGCACGTTCGCGCCGGATTCTGTTGACAAGATCATCACCGACCCGCCGTGGGGCTTCTATCAGCAACAGAGCCCAGATCCCGAGCGGTTTCAGCGCGAAATGCTGCGCGAGTTTCACAGAGTCTTGCGCCGGAACGGTCTCCTGGTGCTGCTCGCGGGGAGACCGCAACTCTTTGAGGATTCTCTACAAGACTTGAAGGGAGCGCTGACCGTGGTAGAACGCTACGATGTGCTCGTATCGGGAAAGAAAGCCAGCGTGTTCAAGGTCGCAAAGTCCACCTAG
- a CDS encoding 4a-hydroxytetrahydrobiopterin dehydratase, protein MASLMTETCVVCRTGAPTMTTEEIKELKPQIPEWKIVERDGISQLERFYAFRNFTQSLAFTNEIAALAEEVGHHPALLTEWVGVTVSWWTHKIKGLHRNDFIMAAKTDALYQG, encoded by the coding sequence ATGGCATCGTTGATGACAGAGACGTGCGTAGTCTGTCGCACAGGCGCGCCGACGATGACTACAGAAGAAATCAAGGAGCTTAAGCCCCAGATTCCCGAGTGGAAGATTGTGGAGCGAGATGGCATATCTCAGTTGGAGCGGTTCTACGCCTTTCGGAATTTCACCCAGTCGCTCGCATTTACCAATGAGATCGCAGCCTTGGCGGAAGAGGTGGGGCATCATCCCGCCCTACTCACTGAGTGGGTGGGCGTCACAGTGTCGTGGTGGACGCACAAGATCAAGGGCCTGCACCGCAACGACTTCATCATGGCAGCCAAGACCGACGCGCTGTATCAGGGTTGA
- a CDS encoding NYN domain-containing protein has protein sequence MVSGLVRTAVLIDGGFFLKRLPQVRRDIDTSNPDAVVKAVEQLVQSHLEKLSSVYGSQNPRRLLYRIFYYDALPYGAKAHKPKSNQAIDYAKSDVAVFRRELFEALRSRPNVALRLGQVRKPSEGLWVLKQDSQKRLLSGDLAASDLEDSDFTDQLRQKGVDMRIGLDIATITLKKQANIIVLVSGDSDFVPAAKLARREGVIFILDPLWQQVAPDLSEHIDKLTSGFSRPQHGSQSVDSVE, from the coding sequence ATGGTGTCCGGCTTAGTCAGGACGGCAGTTCTTATTGACGGCGGGTTCTTCCTAAAGCGCCTGCCTCAGGTTCGCCGTGACATCGACACGTCAAATCCCGATGCAGTAGTGAAGGCGGTTGAGCAGTTGGTGCAGAGCCATCTGGAAAAGCTAAGCAGTGTTTATGGCTCCCAAAATCCCCGCCGGCTACTCTATCGAATCTTCTACTACGATGCCTTGCCCTATGGTGCCAAGGCACATAAACCAAAAAGCAATCAAGCCATAGACTATGCCAAATCGGATGTGGCGGTGTTTCGCCGGGAGCTTTTCGAGGCGCTGCGCAGCCGGCCAAATGTTGCCCTCAGATTGGGGCAAGTGAGAAAGCCGAGCGAGGGGTTGTGGGTGTTGAAGCAGGATTCTCAGAAACGCCTCCTAAGCGGCGATTTGGCAGCATCGGACCTCGAAGACTCTGATTTTACCGATCAACTCCGGCAAAAGGGCGTTGATATGCGAATTGGCCTGGATATCGCTACAATCACGCTCAAGAAGCAGGCCAACATCATTGTCCTCGTTTCCGGTGATAGCGATTTTGTGCCGGCGGCAAAACTCGCCCGGCGAGAAGGCGTTATCTTCATCCTAGACCCTCTTTGGCAGCAAGTAGCGCCCGACCTTTCAGAGCACATTGATAAGTTGACGAGCGGCTTCTCTAGGCCCCAGCATGGCTCTCAATCAGTTGATAGCGTGGAGTAG
- the erpA gene encoding iron-sulfur cluster insertion protein ErpA → MLSVTPTAVEHLKGLLTEQGNPEAGLRVFVSPGGCSGFQYGMSMEERPDDGDEVVEDEGVRVFVDPFSLMYLSGSEIDFSNALIGGGFTILNPNAEQSCSCGQSFDTAESAGEARPCST, encoded by the coding sequence ATGCTTTCTGTAACGCCGACGGCTGTTGAGCATTTGAAGGGCCTGCTGACGGAGCAAGGGAATCCGGAAGCGGGGCTGCGGGTGTTTGTGTCGCCGGGCGGGTGTTCCGGGTTTCAGTATGGCATGTCCATGGAGGAGCGCCCGGACGACGGTGACGAGGTGGTTGAGGACGAGGGCGTGCGCGTCTTTGTGGACCCTTTCAGCCTGATGTACCTCAGCGGATCGGAAATCGACTTTAGCAATGCCTTGATTGGCGGCGGGTTTACTATTCTCAATCCCAATGCCGAGCAGTCGTGCTCGTGCGGCCAGTCGTTTGATACGGCGGAGAGCGCCGGTGAGGCCCGGCCGTGTAGTACGTGA
- a CDS encoding TIR domain-containing protein: MYQSQTPRHRTFISFHHEDQEYKDYFVQMLGDDIVDESVSDGDIDDDNLSTDRIRQIVRDDFIRDATVTVVLIGPCTWQRKHVDWEIGSSLRSTKRNSRCGLLGILLPNHWDRLTGKYNPNLIPPRLADNCIVDDPYALIYDWSKNSTRVRKWIHRAFERRSGTPPDNSRPQFKNNRSGDCYDGWTS, encoded by the coding sequence TTGTATCAATCTCAAACTCCGCGTCACAGGACATTCATCAGTTTCCACCATGAGGATCAGGAGTACAAGGATTATTTCGTTCAGATGCTAGGTGATGACATTGTAGATGAGTCTGTCAGCGACGGAGACATAGATGATGATAATCTTTCCACGGACAGAATACGCCAAATAGTTAGGGATGATTTCATTCGAGATGCAACCGTGACCGTCGTGCTAATTGGTCCCTGCACGTGGCAGCGCAAGCATGTGGACTGGGAGATTGGTTCTAGCTTGAGGTCTACGAAACGGAATTCCCGATGCGGACTCTTGGGCATCCTGCTCCCAAATCACTGGGACCGCCTTACAGGAAAATACAACCCTAACTTGATACCGCCACGATTGGCGGACAACTGCATTGTCGACGATCCGTACGCTCTAATCTATGATTGGTCGAAAAACTCGACTAGGGTTCGAAAGTGGATCCATAGAGCCTTTGAGCGCAGGAGCGGCACACCGCCAGATAACAGTCGACCGCAGTTCAAGAACAACAGAAGTGGTGACTGCTACGACGGATGGACAAGCTAG